A section of the Roseovarius sp. W115 genome encodes:
- a CDS encoding adenine phosphoribosyltransferase: MPNSKPIKDYIRTIVDFPHEGIMFRDVTTLFADPRGFRMAIDQLLHPYAGMQIDKVVGLEARGFILGGAVAHQLSVGFVPIRKKGKLPGAVISEEYQLEYGEAIVEVHDDAIMAGEKILVVDDLLATGGTAEAGIKLVERLGGEIIGCAFVIDLPELGGRAKLEALGMDVHALCDFEGV; encoded by the coding sequence ATGCCAAACTCCAAACCGATCAAGGACTACATCCGCACCATCGTGGATTTTCCGCACGAGGGCATCATGTTCCGCGATGTGACAACGCTTTTTGCCGATCCGCGTGGCTTTCGCATGGCCATTGATCAGCTGTTGCATCCATACGCCGGGATGCAAATCGACAAGGTTGTTGGGCTGGAAGCGCGGGGTTTTATCCTTGGAGGTGCTGTGGCGCATCAACTTTCGGTTGGTTTCGTACCAATCCGCAAGAAAGGCAAACTGCCAGGCGCTGTGATCTCAGAAGAATATCAACTGGAATACGGCGAAGCCATAGTCGAAGTGCATGACGACGCCATCATGGCCGGAGAGAAAATCCTTGTGGTTGATGACCTACTGGCCACAGGAGGTACAGCCGAAGCCGGGATCAAACTGGTTGAACGTTTGGGCGGCGAGATCATCGGCTGCGCCTTTGTGATCGACCTGCCAGAGTTGGGCGGCCGCGCCAAACTGGAAGCCTTGGGCATGGATGTGCACGCGCTGTGTGACTTCGAAGGCGTCTAA
- a CDS encoding LOG family protein produces the protein MKDDRRSQFRDAHSDRFTAENVPDTPQTRAPAYRLAFADEDFLCRDELRPVRLQLELLKPEMILNERGIESTVVLFGGARIPEPSQKDKARTKTLADLSRFYDEARVFARLMTEKSMQSYGREYVVATGGGPGVMEAGNRGADDAGGNSIGLNIVLPHEQAPNEYVTPGLCFNFHYFAIRKMHFLMRAKAICCFPGGFGTLDELFEALTLIQTDRMNRVPFLMFGEEFWRGIINWDALSEAGTISPEDLDLFQFVESADEAVSIIDEWYKPVD, from the coding sequence ATGAAAGATGACCGCCGTAGCCAGTTTCGCGATGCCCATTCGGATCGCTTTACCGCGGAAAATGTTCCGGACACCCCACAAACACGAGCGCCTGCCTATCGTTTGGCATTCGCGGACGAGGATTTCCTGTGTCGTGATGAGTTGCGGCCTGTCCGACTTCAGCTGGAACTGCTCAAGCCGGAAATGATCCTTAATGAGCGTGGGATAGAAAGCACTGTGGTGTTGTTTGGTGGCGCGCGCATTCCAGAGCCGTCCCAAAAAGACAAGGCGCGCACCAAAACGCTCGCCGATTTGTCCAGATTCTACGATGAGGCCCGAGTGTTTGCGCGGCTTATGACGGAAAAGTCGATGCAGAGCTATGGTCGAGAGTATGTCGTGGCTACAGGCGGTGGGCCTGGCGTGATGGAGGCCGGGAACCGAGGCGCGGATGATGCAGGAGGCAATTCAATTGGGCTAAACATCGTGCTGCCGCATGAACAGGCCCCGAATGAGTATGTCACGCCGGGGCTGTGCTTTAACTTTCACTACTTCGCCATTCGCAAGATGCATTTCCTGATGCGCGCAAAGGCGATTTGTTGTTTCCCCGGTGGGTTTGGCACCTTGGACGAGCTCTTCGAGGCGCTGACGCTGATTCAAACGGACCGGATGAATCGCGTTCCATTCTTGATGTTCGGCGAGGAATTCTGGCGCGGCATTATCAATTGGGACGCGCTCTCTGAGGCGGGGACGATTTCGCCAGAAGATCTTGACCTATTCCAGTTTGTTGAAAGTGCCGATGAGGCGGTTTCCATCATTGATGAGTGGTATAAGCCTGTAGACTAA
- a CDS encoding threonine/serine dehydratase: MNWQAEITSAQARVAPHIRRTPVATVHAFGLPYKVELKLEHLQHTGSFKARGAFNTLLSQKVPQAGLVAASGGNHGAAVAYAGSQLGHKARIYVPEMAGPAKINLIESLGADLHVVEGAYANALNAAKVYEAETGAMQIHAYDALGTVAGQGTCMAEWEAQGLEADTVLIAVGGGGLISGAMAWLDGQRKIVAVEPETCNALHAARIAGKPVDVDVSGVAANALGARRIGDICFDLAKQQNIEAVLVSDEAIILAQRALWKEVRQLVEPAGAAALAALMSGAYRPAKGERVAVLVCGGNIAPDPFTDL, encoded by the coding sequence ATGAACTGGCAGGCTGAAATCACGAGCGCGCAGGCACGTGTTGCGCCACATATCCGACGCACGCCTGTGGCGACGGTTCATGCCTTTGGCCTTCCCTACAAAGTTGAGCTCAAGCTGGAACATCTACAGCACACCGGCAGTTTCAAAGCCCGCGGCGCATTCAACACGCTTCTGTCACAGAAGGTGCCCCAAGCCGGGCTTGTCGCCGCGTCAGGTGGTAATCACGGGGCCGCTGTGGCTTATGCCGGATCGCAACTGGGGCACAAGGCGCGCATATATGTGCCGGAAATGGCGGGTCCTGCAAAGATCAACTTGATCGAAAGCCTTGGGGCGGATTTGCATGTGGTTGAAGGTGCTTATGCGAATGCACTCAATGCCGCCAAGGTCTACGAAGCCGAAACAGGCGCCATGCAAATCCATGCCTATGATGCGCTTGGCACTGTCGCAGGCCAAGGCACCTGCATGGCCGAATGGGAGGCGCAAGGTCTGGAGGCGGATACAGTTCTCATCGCCGTTGGCGGAGGGGGCCTGATCTCCGGGGCGATGGCGTGGCTTGATGGGCAGCGCAAGATAGTGGCTGTTGAGCCGGAAACCTGCAACGCTCTGCATGCAGCACGCATCGCAGGCAAACCGGTGGATGTTGACGTCTCTGGCGTTGCCGCCAATGCGTTGGGCGCTCGGCGCATTGGCGACATTTGCTTTGATCTTGCCAAACAACAGAACATTGAAGCCGTTCTTGTTTCGGATGAGGCAATCATTCTGGCTCAGCGCGCACTTTGGAAAGAAGTACGGCAACTTGTGGAACCCGCTGGCGCAGCCGCCCTCGCCGCGCTCATGTCCGGCGCATATCGTCCTGCCAAAGGCGAACGTGTGGCCGTATTGGTCTGCGGAGGGAACATCGCCCCAGATCCGTTTACAGATCTTTAA
- a CDS encoding LysR family transcriptional regulator, translating into MNLRDLEYVVAVAKHGNFSQAAAVCNVSQPALSNQIKKLEQELGADLFLRLSGEVRLTDCGQRVAEIAERVLDDAQRIKDTATQFRDPEAIPFKIGMTPTLAPYLTQYFADLFKALFPSMKVIMIEDLPHNMLQMVEDHKLDTALVAKSNHKGDLDFTSIWSEPLYLAMREEHPLSTLSSITPEDVPTHDFIRLPYSFGYELEARLPSPDSSSRIGKRFDLSALRFETVCRHVCHSDDCTIVSALAAEQFKKDLWPMSFVPFEGPGNLRNLGAASRPNCPRKPLLEKIGRYIQNTPPKGVTPTFGSEEAS; encoded by the coding sequence ATGAATCTAAGAGACTTGGAATATGTCGTTGCTGTTGCAAAACACGGCAACTTCAGCCAGGCAGCGGCAGTGTGCAACGTTTCGCAACCCGCTCTGTCCAATCAGATCAAAAAACTGGAGCAAGAGCTCGGTGCAGACCTGTTTTTGCGGCTCAGTGGCGAAGTACGGCTTACTGATTGCGGACAGCGTGTCGCGGAAATCGCAGAGCGCGTGCTGGATGACGCGCAGAGGATTAAGGACACAGCAACGCAGTTTAGAGACCCCGAGGCCATTCCATTCAAAATTGGGATGACCCCGACATTGGCGCCATATCTCACGCAGTACTTCGCAGATTTGTTCAAGGCTCTTTTCCCGAGCATGAAAGTTATCATGATCGAAGATCTGCCGCACAACATGTTGCAGATGGTGGAAGATCACAAACTGGACACCGCTTTGGTGGCAAAGTCTAATCACAAAGGCGATCTGGATTTTACATCAATTTGGTCTGAGCCGCTTTACCTGGCAATGCGCGAAGAGCACCCACTAAGCACTTTGTCATCGATCACGCCCGAAGACGTGCCGACACACGATTTCATTCGGCTGCCTTATTCCTTCGGCTATGAGTTGGAGGCAAGACTTCCCTCACCGGACAGCAGCAGCCGAATTGGCAAACGTTTTGATCTCTCTGCCCTAAGATTTGAAACCGTATGCCGGCATGTATGCCATTCAGACGATTGCACCATTGTCTCGGCATTGGCGGCTGAACAGTTCAAGAAAGACCTATGGCCAATGAGTTTTGTGCCGTTTGAAGGCCCAGGTAACCTACGCAACCTTGGCGCCGCCTCGCGCCCAAACTGCCCACGCAAACCATTACTCGAAAAAATCGGCCGCTATATCCAAAATACTCCTCCCAAGGGTGTGACACCGACATTTGGCTCAGAGGAAGCAAGCTGA
- a CDS encoding S-methyl-5'-thioadenosine phosphorylase has product MPQTCIAVIGGSGVYDIDGLEGADWVSVDSPWGVPSDQFLTGMLNGVKMVFLPRHGRGHVHSPSTVPYRANIDALKRLGVTDVISVSACGSFCEEMAPGDFVVVDQFIDRTFAREKSFFGTGLVAHVSVAHPTCPRLGEACETAARETGITVHRGGTYLAMEGPQFSTLAESKMYRESWGCDVIGMTNMPEAKLAREAELCYASVAMITDYDSWHPDHGEVDVTQIIATLMGNADKARTMVSRLPDLLGPERAPCPHGCDRALEYAILTTPEARDPALTAKLDAVAGRVLCPREDA; this is encoded by the coding sequence ATGCCACAAACCTGTATCGCCGTGATCGGCGGCTCAGGCGTTTATGACATTGACGGGCTTGAAGGCGCTGATTGGGTTAGTGTCGACAGCCCATGGGGCGTTCCATCTGATCAATTCCTGACCGGCATGTTGAACGGCGTCAAAATGGTCTTCTTGCCCCGCCATGGTCGCGGGCATGTGCACTCTCCCAGCACCGTTCCTTATCGTGCCAACATAGATGCGCTCAAACGGCTGGGCGTGACAGATGTGATCAGCGTTTCGGCCTGTGGCTCATTTTGCGAAGAAATGGCGCCCGGCGATTTTGTTGTTGTAGATCAATTTATTGACCGAACGTTTGCACGAGAAAAATCATTTTTCGGCACAGGCCTCGTCGCGCATGTCAGCGTCGCGCATCCAACCTGTCCACGCCTTGGAGAGGCCTGTGAAACCGCCGCGCGCGAGACCGGGATCACGGTTCATCGCGGCGGCACTTACCTGGCCATGGAAGGTCCGCAATTCTCGACGTTGGCGGAGTCAAAAATGTACCGTGAAAGCTGGGGCTGTGATGTCATTGGCATGACCAACATGCCCGAAGCCAAACTCGCCCGCGAGGCCGAGCTCTGTTACGCCTCCGTTGCCATGATCACCGACTACGACAGCTGGCATCCTGACCACGGTGAAGTAGACGTCACGCAAATCATCGCCACGCTCATGGGCAATGCCGACAAAGCCCGCACTATGGTCTCGCGTCTGCCCGACCTACTTGGACCGGAGCGCGCGCCTTGCCCACACGGCTGTGACCGGGCGCTGGAATACGCCATCCTGACGACACCTGAGGCGCGTGATCCTGCGCTCACAGCCAAGCTGGATGCCGTGGCGGGCCGCGTACTTTGTCCAAGGGAGGACGCATAG
- a CDS encoding DoxX-like family protein translates to MTDACGKVLVLGADGFIGRHLAFGLRDAGWDVLASARRPERLERMGFNTLKADLTSAEAQTQDYWRDKLEDVTHVVNAAGVLHASDTTYKAVHVDAPNALYAAMKTVRGILISAVGIDEADTAFARYRRDGEQAAEAHGMTILRAGLVLADTSYGGSSLARSLAALPVATPVVGNGMQTFNPIHASDLSLVVDHMLRGSHGPGPHEIGGPETVTQRDMIAAMRQWLGLRPTLVLPLPMAVARMMGRLGDAMRWGPISATSVAQLSSGVVAQTGEAIANLPNAPRGFSQFLFARPAGTQDLWHARLYLFRPLVRVVLGVLWLVSGVLGLVLPSESFLPLVQNATLPDGLLIALARLGGLVDLAIAAALFRGWRPKLIAGLQAAMVLSYTVAFTALASVLWLLPLGGLLKNLPILALIAVMAILEDER, encoded by the coding sequence GTGACAGACGCGTGCGGAAAGGTCCTTGTCCTCGGGGCAGATGGGTTCATTGGCCGCCACCTCGCCTTTGGCCTGCGCGACGCCGGATGGGATGTTCTGGCCTCCGCGCGGCGCCCTGAACGGTTGGAACGAATGGGGTTCAACACACTAAAGGCAGACCTCACATCGGCCGAGGCCCAGACACAGGACTATTGGCGCGACAAGCTTGAGGATGTAACCCACGTGGTCAATGCCGCTGGCGTGCTGCATGCCTCTGACACCACCTACAAAGCCGTGCATGTTGATGCCCCTAATGCTCTTTACGCTGCGATGAAAACCGTCCGCGGCATCCTCATCTCTGCCGTGGGAATAGACGAGGCAGACACCGCTTTTGCCCGTTACCGCCGCGACGGGGAACAAGCCGCCGAGGCACATGGAATGACGATCCTGCGCGCAGGTCTGGTATTGGCGGACACATCCTATGGTGGCTCATCTCTGGCGCGATCCCTTGCGGCTTTGCCTGTTGCCACACCTGTCGTCGGAAACGGTATGCAAACCTTTAATCCGATCCATGCCAGTGATCTGTCTTTGGTCGTTGATCACATGCTTCGCGGTTCGCATGGTCCAGGACCACACGAGATCGGCGGACCCGAGACCGTGACACAACGCGATATGATCGCCGCCATGCGCCAGTGGTTAGGTCTGCGCCCAACACTTGTGCTGCCTTTGCCGATGGCTGTGGCGCGCATGATGGGACGGCTGGGTGATGCTATGCGATGGGGACCAATATCGGCAACATCCGTCGCCCAGCTGAGCAGTGGTGTTGTGGCACAGACCGGCGAAGCCATCGCGAACCTCCCAAATGCACCCCGAGGATTCTCACAATTCCTCTTCGCACGTCCGGCAGGCACCCAAGACCTGTGGCATGCAAGGCTCTACCTCTTCCGCCCTCTGGTCAGGGTCGTACTGGGAGTGCTTTGGCTGGTATCCGGTGTCTTGGGACTTGTCTTGCCATCTGAAAGTTTCCTGCCGCTGGTCCAAAACGCCACTCTCCCAGATGGCCTGTTAATTGCCCTGGCCCGCCTCGGAGGGTTAGTCGATCTGGCGATCGCAGCAGCGCTGTTTCGAGGGTGGCGTCCAAAACTCATAGCTGGTCTCCAGGCCGCGATGGTCCTGTCTTACACGGTAGCTTTCACAGCCTTGGCCTCTGTGCTTTGGCTCTTGCCTTTAGGTGGCCTGCTCAAGAACCTGCCCATCCTCGCCCTCATCGCGGTCATGGCGATTCTGGAAGACGAGCGATAG
- a CDS encoding OsmC family protein yields the protein MTMLRSVVREGAVRMSDLAASVKLPQSSATNVADRLCARDLVERKRPETNRRTVLLSATRKARRLIKKSRQSNWRCATNWSPDWRRSRQSCCKIYLVSSPKVARHQNRRNAMTTDSLLSCTTLDIETMQNTKAHLQENPNDAKGSFSSTTKWLGGAQAKTTARSFTIKTDEPTPLGGKDENIDPMELLLAALGSCLTIGWVTHANLRGVDFSDLEITVNAPFDLRGYLEIDKDVRPGFGELSYDIKVKTDASDEQLNEIQMAAELGSPMFDNIKNMTPVSGYVAKT from the coding sequence ATGACTATGCTGCGCAGCGTTGTCCGAGAAGGTGCGGTGCGCATGAGCGACTTGGCAGCGTCTGTTAAGCTGCCGCAATCCAGCGCGACCAATGTAGCCGACCGGCTATGTGCGCGTGACTTGGTAGAACGCAAGAGACCCGAAACCAACAGGCGCACAGTCCTGCTAAGCGCGACGCGCAAGGCGAGACGCCTGATAAAAAAATCGAGGCAGAGCAATTGGCGTTGTGCGACGAATTGGTCGCCGGACTGGCGTCGGAGCAGGCAGAGCTGTTGCAAAATTTACTTGGTCAGCTCACCGAAAGTCGCGCGACATCAGAACCGGAGAAACGCAATGACGACTGATAGTTTGTTAAGCTGTACAACCCTCGACATCGAAACGATGCAAAACACTAAAGCGCATCTGCAAGAAAATCCGAACGACGCGAAAGGAAGTTTTTCCAGCACAACGAAATGGTTGGGTGGCGCACAAGCCAAAACGACCGCGCGCAGCTTTACGATAAAAACAGATGAGCCAACACCGTTAGGAGGGAAAGACGAAAACATCGACCCGATGGAGCTTTTGCTTGCAGCGCTTGGGTCGTGTTTGACCATTGGTTGGGTGACGCATGCCAATTTGCGTGGTGTGGATTTTTCCGATCTTGAAATTACGGTGAATGCGCCGTTTGATCTTCGTGGGTATCTGGAAATCGATAAGGACGTACGTCCTGGATTTGGCGAGTTGTCCTATGACATCAAGGTTAAAACGGATGCATCGGACGAACAACTCAACGAGATTCAAATGGCGGCTGAGCTTGGGTCACCGATGTTTGACAACATCAAAAACATGACGCCGGTGTCAGGTTACGTCGCCAAAACCTGA
- a CDS encoding DUF2269 family protein — translation MDPYLIAKWLHFLSSTVLFGTGIGTAFQMVWAMRTKKVETIHSVTSGVVVADWIFTTPAGILQPLTGLWLIYLTGYSLSEPWLILTYALYALAFACWFQVVRLQICIRDLAREALSTDTPLPEAASSAYKKWFVLGWPAFIGLTIVFWLMVNKPALW, via the coding sequence ATGGATCCCTATCTGATCGCCAAATGGCTACATTTCCTGAGTTCTACGGTCCTTTTCGGAACAGGCATTGGCACAGCCTTTCAAATGGTCTGGGCCATGCGAACGAAGAAGGTTGAAACCATTCATTCCGTCACCTCGGGCGTCGTGGTTGCCGATTGGATCTTCACGACACCCGCAGGCATTTTGCAGCCTTTGACGGGGCTGTGGCTGATCTACCTGACAGGATACAGCCTTAGCGAACCATGGCTCATACTAACATATGCGCTCTATGCTCTGGCCTTTGCCTGTTGGTTTCAGGTTGTTCGACTGCAAATCTGCATTCGCGACCTGGCCCGCGAAGCCCTCTCCACGGACACGCCGCTCCCCGAAGCGGCTAGCAGCGCTTACAAAAAGTGGTTCGTCTTGGGATGGCCGGCCTTCATCGGCTTGACGATTGTATTTTGGCTTATGGTGAACAAACCAGCTCTGTGGTGA
- a CDS encoding LysE family translocator — translation MPLDLWLTFVAASTALLLVPGPTVLLVLSYALSQGRRVAVASATGVALGDLVAMSASLAGLGALVLASATLFTILKWVGAIYLIYIGIKLLRSAPSNGLETLTPNEKPARGVFWHAAAVTALNPKSIAFFIAFVPQFVSVNQPLMPQFTILIATFVGLAAINALAYALLADKLRQTIGRGSVITWLTRGGGVALIGMGVMTATLRRSP, via the coding sequence ATGCCACTCGATCTCTGGCTGACCTTCGTGGCCGCCTCAACTGCGCTACTGCTCGTTCCAGGACCAACCGTCCTTCTGGTCCTCTCTTACGCGCTGAGCCAGGGCCGCCGCGTTGCCGTGGCCAGTGCAACAGGTGTGGCCTTGGGGGACCTTGTGGCCATGTCCGCATCACTGGCAGGATTAGGGGCCCTGGTGCTGGCCTCCGCCACGCTGTTCACCATTCTCAAATGGGTTGGCGCGATTTACCTTATATATATTGGGATCAAGCTTTTGCGCAGCGCGCCAAGCAACGGTCTTGAAACCCTGACACCCAATGAGAAACCAGCACGCGGTGTGTTTTGGCATGCCGCAGCCGTAACCGCGCTTAACCCGAAATCCATTGCGTTTTTCATCGCCTTCGTGCCGCAGTTTGTGTCTGTAAACCAGCCACTTATGCCACAGTTCACCATCCTGATTGCCACCTTCGTGGGCCTTGCAGCAATCAATGCGCTGGCCTATGCTTTGCTCGCGGACAAGCTGCGCCAAACTATTGGACGCGGCAGCGTGATCACCTGGCTTACACGTGGCGGCGGCGTGGCTCTGATCGGCATGGGCGTGATGACGGCAACGTTGCGCCGCTCCCCGTGA